A genomic stretch from Candidatus Nitrotoga arctica includes:
- the prsK gene encoding XrtA/PEP-CTERM system histidine kinase PrsK, which translates to MLTSITAYSYGIAAIAFFTLTLLLLTSWRARIFGTALTVACVLTMFWAASIAYQAVSGISLPLLTDILEILRNAGWSIFLLMLLGPFQQTNSLPPFKFKLKPYVVGVVAFYCLLLLVSIYTYWKLESPQGKTGFMTGIVGRVVIAVMGMLLVEQLYRNTPAKGRWGIKFACFGIGGMFAYDFYLYSDAMLFRQVNMEIWTARGAVNALIVPLVAVSAARNPQWSLGISVSRRILFHSATLLGTALYLLAMSAAGYYLRFFGGSWGAVMQVTFLFGAVALLVGILFSGAFRSWLKVFISKHFYNYNYDYREEWLGFTRTLSEHGHGLGERTIQAIAALVESPGGVLFISRESGNCEPVAHWNISLPNESESASGSLCQFLENKQWVIDLQEYDSNPEKYGAIFIPQWLRVFPKGWLIVPLILLGKLFGFMVLTQPRSRIKLNWEVIDLLKIAGSQAASYLAQQESTNALMIARQFESFNRMSTFIVHDLKNLVSQLSLLLSNVEKHKNNPEFQKDMLDTLDYSVQKMKLLLHRLSRGSSIEHPAPLFIDKLLRQTLTLKSVFEPKPELEILDPDLMVVANWDRLERVIGHIIQNAVEATPKDGKVTICISKQEALVVVEIKDTGQGMSKEFIRERLFKPFESTKSAGMGIGMFESREYIHELGGQIEVSSCQNTGTIFRVILPFHMHVDDVKNAVSRQE; encoded by the coding sequence ATGTTGACAAGCATCACTGCATATAGCTATGGCATAGCCGCTATAGCTTTTTTTACGCTAACCCTTCTATTGTTGACCAGTTGGCGTGCCCGTATTTTCGGGACAGCGCTGACGGTTGCCTGCGTGCTGACCATGTTTTGGGCAGCATCGATTGCTTACCAGGCAGTCAGCGGAATTTCCTTGCCGCTATTAACGGATATTTTGGAAATTCTACGAAATGCAGGGTGGTCAATCTTTCTGTTAATGTTACTGGGGCCTTTCCAACAAACAAATTCCTTACCTCCTTTCAAATTTAAATTAAAACCCTATGTGGTTGGTGTCGTAGCGTTTTATTGTTTACTCTTACTTGTGAGCATTTATACCTATTGGAAACTTGAATCTCCGCAAGGAAAGACAGGTTTTATGACGGGCATCGTTGGCCGTGTGGTAATTGCGGTTATGGGCATGCTCTTGGTGGAACAGCTTTACCGAAATACCCCGGCTAAAGGACGATGGGGAATAAAATTTGCCTGTTTTGGAATCGGGGGGATGTTTGCCTATGATTTTTATTTATATAGCGATGCTATGTTGTTCAGGCAAGTTAATATGGAAATCTGGACTGCCAGAGGAGCAGTCAATGCCCTGATTGTTCCTCTAGTTGCTGTGTCGGCAGCACGTAACCCTCAGTGGTCATTAGGTATCTCAGTATCGCGACGTATTTTGTTTCATTCTGCAACACTGCTAGGCACTGCTCTGTATTTATTAGCTATGTCAGCTGCTGGCTATTACCTGCGTTTTTTCGGGGGAAGCTGGGGAGCCGTCATGCAAGTGACTTTTTTGTTCGGAGCGGTGGCTTTGCTCGTTGGCATACTATTCTCGGGAGCTTTTCGTTCATGGCTTAAGGTATTCATCAGTAAGCATTTTTATAATTATAATTATGATTATCGTGAGGAATGGTTAGGCTTTACGCGTACGCTTTCTGAACACGGCCATGGACTGGGCGAACGTACCATCCAAGCGATAGCAGCACTCGTGGAAAGTCCAGGGGGTGTATTGTTCATAAGTCGGGAATCAGGCAATTGCGAGCCTGTGGCTCATTGGAATATAAGTTTGCCGAATGAATCTGAGTCTGCAAGTGGTTCTCTTTGTCAGTTTCTGGAAAACAAGCAGTGGGTGATAGATCTGCAGGAATATGATTCAAATCCTGAAAAATATGGTGCAATTTTTATTCCTCAATGGTTACGAGTTTTCCCTAAAGGTTGGCTGATAGTTCCCCTAATTCTGCTGGGAAAGTTGTTTGGTTTTATGGTATTGACGCAGCCCAGAAGTAGAATTAAGTTAAATTGGGAAGTGATTGATTTACTCAAAATTGCGGGTAGTCAAGCTGCGAGTTATCTTGCCCAACAGGAATCGACTAACGCTCTCATGATTGCACGTCAGTTTGAATCGTTCAATCGTATGTCGACTTTTATAGTCCATGACCTGAAAAATTTAGTTTCCCAGTTGTCGTTATTACTTTCCAATGTCGAAAAGCATAAGAATAATCCAGAATTTCAGAAAGATATGCTTGATACGCTGGATTACTCTGTTCAGAAAATGAAGCTGCTTCTGCATAGATTGAGCAGAGGTTCTTCCATTGAGCATCCGGCCCCGCTTTTTATTGACAAATTATTACGGCAGACATTGACGTTAAAATCTGTATTTGAGCCTAAGCCCGAGCTTGAAATATTAGATCCTGACCTGATGGTGGTAGCTAATTGGGATCGCCTTGAGAGAGTGATTGGCCACATTATTCAGAATGCTGTTGAAGCCACACCTAAGGATGGCAAAGTAACAATCTGTATTTCGAAGCAGGAGGCTTTGGTGGTGGTCGAAATCAAAGATACCGGTCAAGGCATGAGCAAAGAGTTCATTCGTGAACGACTATTCAAGCCATTTGAGTCTACAAAATCGGCAGGTATGGGAATTGGTATGTTTGAGAGTCGTGAATATATCCATGAACTGGGTGGTCAGATTGAAGTCTCCAGTTGTCAAAATACCGGCACGATTTTCCGAGTGATTTTACCTTTTCATATGCATGTCGATGATGTTAAGAACGCCGTGTCACGGCAGGAATAA
- a CDS encoding TIGR03013 family XrtA/PEP-CTERM system glycosyltransferase, whose product MSILLFVETLVFMASVYLGATIRFFDSNFPYFVKMENFFLTACAFALVMVFSMSAFGMYKHNYREDMRNTFLRLMPSFALGFGIITLAFYIVPDIYIGRGILGIVIVIAVFLILLVRTIFYQLFKLKYLESRIIFIGCGTLAKECGELAMHNISYHKYNIVGFVQLPGEASCILPSTILPTGNSLISLTNKYNANEVIVAVNNRRGESFPIQELLVCKLNGIKVTDAASFFEREACQIRVDSLQPSWLVFGGGFDQSFLRSFIKRIFDLFASTIILIVSFPVILITALCIYFEDRTPIFYQQERVGMDGHTFMVLKFRSMRNDAEKGMQPQWAAANDTRTTKVGRIIRKLRIDELPQILNVFKGEMSFVGPRPERPFFVKQLCEEVPYYNVRHSIKPGITGLAQVRYQYGASVEDSIQKLQYDLYYVKNNSLFLDVLILIDTFQVVILGKGSR is encoded by the coding sequence GTGTCCATTCTGCTTTTTGTTGAAACTCTTGTTTTCATGGCCTCGGTTTATCTTGGGGCGACTATTCGGTTCTTTGATAGTAACTTTCCATATTTCGTCAAGATGGAGAATTTTTTCCTGACGGCATGTGCATTTGCATTAGTGATGGTTTTCAGTATGAGTGCTTTTGGCATGTATAAACACAATTACAGAGAGGATATGAGAAATACCTTTCTCCGACTCATGCCTTCTTTTGCCTTGGGATTCGGCATCATAACTTTGGCATTTTATATAGTGCCAGATATTTATATTGGTCGCGGTATTTTAGGTATCGTAATTGTTATTGCTGTTTTTTTGATTTTATTGGTGAGGACTATTTTTTATCAATTATTCAAGTTGAAGTATTTGGAGTCACGAATTATTTTTATAGGGTGCGGTACTCTGGCAAAGGAATGCGGTGAGCTGGCCATGCATAATATTAGCTACCATAAATATAATATCGTTGGCTTTGTTCAGTTGCCAGGGGAAGCAAGCTGTATTCTACCGTCTACTATTTTACCGACTGGAAATTCTTTAATAAGTTTGACAAACAAATATAACGCGAATGAGGTCATTGTCGCGGTAAATAATCGGCGAGGGGAAAGTTTCCCCATTCAGGAGTTATTGGTATGTAAATTAAATGGAATTAAAGTGACCGATGCAGCGTCTTTTTTTGAGCGTGAAGCATGCCAGATCAGGGTGGATTCTCTTCAACCAAGTTGGTTAGTTTTCGGTGGCGGGTTTGATCAGAGTTTCCTACGATCTTTTATTAAAAGAATTTTTGATTTATTCGCCAGCACTATTATTTTGATTGTTTCGTTTCCGGTGATATTGATTACGGCGCTGTGCATTTATTTTGAAGATCGAACCCCTATCTTTTATCAACAAGAACGAGTTGGTATGGATGGCCATACTTTTATGGTGCTGAAGTTTCGTAGTATGCGAAATGATGCTGAGAAAGGAATGCAGCCTCAATGGGCGGCTGCAAATGACACCCGTACGACGAAAGTAGGACGTATCATTCGCAAACTGAGAATCGACGAACTCCCGCAAATTCTAAACGTTTTTAAAGGAGAAATGAGTTTCGTTGGGCCACGCCCGGAAAGACCTTTTTTTGTAAAGCAGCTTTGTGAAGAAGTTCCTTATTATAACGTGAGGCATAGTATTAAACCGGGGATAACCGGCTTAGCTCAAGTACGCTATCAGTATGGGGCCTCAGTTGAGGACTCTATCCAGAAGCTCCAATATGACTTGTACTATGTGAAAAACAATAGTTTATTCCTGGATGTACTTATATTGATCGATACGTTCCAGGTCGTTATATTGGGTAAGGGTAGCAGATAA
- a CDS encoding nucleotide sugar dehydrogenase, which produces MGIVAVVGLGYVGLPLAVEFGKKQRTIGFDLSATKIESYKRYIDPTGELSTENLQAAIHLTVSSDPSELSLADYIVIAVPTPVDSAHQPDFSPLVGASETVGKNMKRGAIIIYESTVYPGATEEICIPVLEKNSGMEWKKDFHIGYSPERINPGDKERTLTSIVKIVSGDDTNTLEKVAKLYETIISAGVHRASSIKVAEAAKVIENTQRDLNIALINELAIIFDKLEIDTLQVLQAAGTKWNFLPFRPGLVGGHCIGVDPYYLTHKADMIGYHPQVILAGRRINDGMAKFIAEKTVKEMIRAGLNVKGSKVNILGLTFKENCPDLRNSKVVDIIHELRSYGVEVHIHDPVATVKDALHEYGLELKTWENLPRADALIAAVSHREFLARPLTDFQTKIVSNGCFIDVKSHFDQAALRAAGLNVWRL; this is translated from the coding sequence ATGGGCATTGTTGCCGTAGTTGGGCTTGGCTATGTAGGTTTACCTCTGGCTGTAGAGTTTGGAAAAAAACAGCGAACTATCGGGTTCGATCTCTCCGCCACCAAAATCGAAAGCTACAAACGGTATATTGATCCTACTGGAGAGTTGTCAACCGAAAACCTGCAAGCGGCCATCCATCTTACCGTCAGCTCCGACCCATCCGAGTTATCTCTTGCCGACTATATTGTAATCGCAGTTCCAACACCCGTAGATAGTGCCCATCAACCCGATTTTTCCCCTCTTGTTGGCGCCAGCGAAACAGTTGGGAAGAATATGAAACGCGGCGCAATCATTATCTATGAATCCACCGTTTACCCTGGAGCTACTGAGGAAATATGCATCCCGGTTCTGGAAAAGAACTCCGGTATGGAATGGAAAAAAGATTTCCACATTGGGTATTCTCCAGAAAGAATCAATCCCGGCGATAAAGAACGTACTCTCACTTCCATTGTAAAAATTGTATCAGGGGATGATACAAATACTTTGGAGAAAGTAGCAAAGCTTTACGAAACCATCATCAGTGCCGGTGTGCACAGAGCATCCAGCATTAAGGTCGCAGAAGCAGCAAAAGTGATCGAAAATACCCAACGTGACCTGAATATTGCATTAATTAATGAATTGGCCATCATTTTTGACAAGCTTGAAATTGACACACTGCAGGTATTACAAGCCGCCGGCACTAAATGGAATTTTCTTCCATTCCGTCCTGGCTTAGTCGGTGGACACTGCATTGGCGTAGATCCTTACTATCTTACCCACAAAGCAGATATGATTGGCTATCATCCCCAAGTGATACTGGCCGGACGCCGAATAAATGATGGAATGGCCAAATTTATTGCGGAAAAAACAGTGAAGGAAATGATCCGGGCCGGCCTCAATGTAAAAGGCTCAAAAGTGAACATACTCGGATTGACGTTCAAGGAAAATTGTCCTGACCTGAGGAATTCGAAGGTCGTGGACATCATTCACGAACTTCGGTCCTACGGTGTAGAAGTACATATCCATGATCCTGTAGCAACCGTCAAAGACGCTCTTCACGAGTATGGCTTGGAACTTAAAACTTGGGAAAACTTGCCACGCGCAGATGCACTCATTGCCGCAGTTTCACACCGTGAATTTCTTGCCAGACCTCTTACCGACTTTCAAACAAAAATTGTTTCAAATGGCTGTTTTATAGATGTAAAATCTCATTTTGATCAGGCCGCGTTGCGTGCAGCCGGCCTTAACGTCTGGAGACTCTAG
- the prsT gene encoding XrtA/PEP-CTERM system TPR-repeat protein PrsT: MPNINRKKITVIIIFGTILFIGGVTACGKTQTSETLVTEAKQYQQKGDNKAAIIQLKNALQKNPDDVEARYLLGTIYNKTGDSQSAEKELRKALSLGMSPAKVFPDLSSALLMQGKFQIVLDEIKQIPGEKESAEISISRGNAYLALGKGQEAKESFEQALKDKPDFPDALIGLARHSIMEKNIDAATRFSEQAVIKNPQNTDVLLFKGDLLRAQGKIELALAAYDQVLKLQPDNNSAHINKAFLEIGTGKFDVAKADIDAARKTSPNNLTIIYAQALLDFRQGKHAAALESLQKVLSAAPEHMPSILLAGAVQLALGSLPQAEQHIKKYLEKDPSNLYARKLMVSTLLKSRRTKDAIDMLSPVLKVAQQDDLQLFALAGESYMQAGDYTKATEYFAKASALAPKAAELHTALGLSKLALGENDRAVAEMETAAALDTKSPKAGVLLVMTHLRLKEYDKALATAKAFEKEQPDNPLAHNLKGAAYLGKKDSAAARASFDKALSIQPTNFPAVISLTQLDLQDKKPEVAKKRLEAILDKDKKNSQIMTALAGLATSQGQIKEATTWLETASKENPDALQPAMLLAAHYLRIGDKQKALTLAQKLQGSNSSNPDVLNTLGQAQFANGDKPAALATYNRLAAMKPDSAPAQFLIAAVYMSMQNQPAASDALKKALSLQPDYLEAQLALASLEADKGNYEQALTIARQIQKKNGKSPVGYELEGNLLMAQKKPDLAVKAYEQAFTISKNGALMVKLHASLGQAGKGKVADTRLSQWLKEHPTDESTRMYQAGIYLADKQNKAAIEQYQFVLQQNSKNIPALNNLAWLYQQEKDPRALEYAEKANQLAPDNPAILDTLGWMLVEQGNTTRGLPLLQKAASVAPEAASIRYHFVLGLVKSGDKAKARKELEQLLATGKTFPQIEEARALLKQL; this comes from the coding sequence ATGCCAAACATAAACAGGAAAAAAATCACCGTTATTATAATTTTTGGAACGATCCTGTTCATAGGTGGCGTTACCGCCTGCGGCAAAACGCAGACCTCTGAGACACTAGTTACTGAAGCCAAACAATATCAGCAGAAGGGCGACAACAAGGCAGCCATCATCCAACTAAAAAATGCGTTACAGAAGAACCCAGATGATGTCGAAGCTCGTTATCTTTTGGGCACCATTTACAATAAAACAGGAGATTCCCAATCAGCCGAGAAGGAACTCCGTAAGGCATTGAGCTTGGGCATGAGCCCCGCCAAAGTATTTCCTGACTTGAGTAGTGCCTTACTCATGCAAGGGAAATTCCAGATAGTTCTGGATGAAATAAAGCAGATCCCAGGGGAAAAAGAATCTGCTGAAATATCAATCTCACGCGGTAATGCTTACCTAGCCTTAGGCAAAGGCCAGGAAGCAAAAGAATCCTTTGAACAAGCCTTAAAGGATAAGCCGGATTTCCCAGACGCACTCATCGGGCTAGCCAGACATTCAATTATGGAGAAAAACATTGATGCCGCAACACGTTTCTCCGAGCAAGCTGTAATCAAAAACCCACAAAATACGGACGTTTTGCTTTTTAAAGGCGATCTTCTGCGTGCCCAAGGAAAAATCGAGCTCGCTCTTGCCGCTTATGACCAAGTTTTAAAATTACAGCCGGACAATAACTCAGCACATATCAACAAAGCCTTCCTGGAAATTGGTACAGGGAAATTCGATGTAGCCAAAGCAGATATTGACGCGGCACGCAAAACATCGCCGAACAATCTAACTATAATCTATGCGCAAGCTCTACTTGATTTTCGCCAAGGCAAACATGCTGCAGCATTGGAATCTCTGCAGAAGGTTTTGAGTGCAGCACCGGAGCATATGCCTAGCATTCTGCTGGCAGGAGCCGTGCAATTAGCGCTTGGATCATTACCGCAAGCCGAACAACACATTAAAAAATACTTGGAGAAGGATCCAAGTAATCTCTACGCTCGTAAATTAATGGTATCCACGTTATTGAAAAGCCGCCGGACAAAAGACGCAATCGATATGTTGTCGCCAGTGCTTAAAGTCGCACAACAGGATGATCTCCAACTGTTTGCTCTCGCAGGTGAATCATATATGCAGGCCGGAGACTACACAAAAGCGACGGAATATTTTGCAAAGGCCAGTGCACTTGCTCCAAAAGCGGCAGAACTTCACACCGCTCTAGGCTTAAGCAAACTGGCGCTAGGTGAGAACGACCGCGCAGTAGCCGAAATGGAAACAGCAGCAGCATTGGACACTAAATCACCCAAGGCAGGCGTCTTACTGGTGATGACGCACCTTCGCCTTAAGGAGTACGATAAAGCACTCGCAACAGCGAAAGCTTTTGAAAAAGAGCAGCCTGACAACCCCTTAGCTCACAACCTCAAAGGTGCTGCCTATCTGGGCAAAAAAGATAGCGCTGCCGCACGCGCGAGCTTTGATAAGGCTCTTTCCATTCAACCCACCAATTTCCCTGCTGTAATAAGCCTTACACAACTTGATCTACAGGACAAAAAACCAGAAGTAGCCAAAAAACGCCTTGAGGCTATCCTAGATAAAGATAAGAAAAATTCTCAAATCATGACTGCACTAGCCGGTCTTGCGACCTCCCAAGGGCAGATCAAGGAAGCCACCACTTGGCTGGAGACGGCCAGCAAGGAAAACCCAGATGCATTACAACCAGCCATGCTGCTGGCAGCTCATTATCTACGCATAGGTGATAAACAAAAAGCACTCACCCTCGCCCAAAAACTTCAAGGCTCCAACTCCAGCAATCCAGATGTTTTAAATACTCTGGGACAAGCCCAATTCGCCAACGGTGATAAGCCAGCCGCTTTGGCAACCTATAACAGACTTGCCGCCATGAAACCGGACTCGGCACCGGCCCAATTCCTTATTGCCGCCGTTTACATGTCAATGCAGAACCAACCAGCAGCATCAGACGCCCTCAAAAAAGCACTCTCATTGCAACCAGATTATCTGGAGGCGCAATTGGCTCTAGCTTCTTTGGAGGCCGACAAAGGAAATTATGAGCAAGCTCTCACAATTGCCCGGCAGATTCAGAAAAAAAACGGGAAATCACCCGTAGGCTATGAGCTGGAGGGTAATCTGCTGATGGCTCAAAAAAAACCAGATCTAGCGGTGAAGGCCTATGAGCAGGCATTCACTATCAGCAAGAATGGTGCGCTCATGGTGAAATTGCACGCTTCCCTAGGTCAGGCCGGTAAAGGTAAGGTAGCGGACACCCGTCTGTCTCAATGGCTAAAAGAACACCCTACCGATGAATCCACCCGAATGTATCAGGCAGGAATTTATCTCGCCGACAAGCAGAACAAAGCTGCCATCGAACAATATCAATTTGTGTTACAACAGAATTCAAAAAACATTCCAGCGCTGAACAATCTAGCCTGGCTCTATCAGCAAGAAAAAGATCCTCGCGCCTTGGAATATGCCGAGAAGGCCAATCAACTGGCACCGGATAATCCCGCGATACTTGATACCTTGGGTTGGATGCTGGTGGAGCAGGGCAACACAACGCGCGGCCTGCCGCTTTTGCAAAAGGCCGCCAGCGTGGCGCCGGAAGCAGCAAGTATCCGTTACCATTTCGTGCTGGGGTTGGTTAAATCTGGAGACAAGGCCAAGGCGCGTAAAGAGTTGGAGCAGTTGCTGGCCACTGGAAAAACCTTTCCCCAGATTGAGGAAGCGCGAGCCTTGCTAAAACAACTTTAA
- a CDS encoding PEP-CTERM/exosortase system-associated acyltransferase — protein sequence MINSYEVVLADTEESKNIHYNLRYQIFCLEKGFEEAGRFKNEMEKDIYDDKAIHFLVNSNNRWIGTFRLVVDQFGSLPFQKVTAFDSPQFLPHNLQTAEFSRLGILRPFQKLRNGQPPKESSENESEIMLKMLHAAREYCCANGIGYVICLCRRSIARVLNQFGIQARSIGPAIIHHGPRMPFALNLADSHAFDSIVNSCLTAGRAYSVYSEIYSNEALLALAA from the coding sequence ATGATAAACAGCTATGAAGTTGTACTGGCTGATACTGAAGAAAGTAAAAATATTCACTACAATCTACGATATCAAATCTTTTGTCTGGAAAAAGGATTTGAGGAGGCGGGCAGATTTAAGAATGAAATGGAAAAAGATATTTATGACGACAAAGCTATTCACTTTCTCGTTAATAGCAATAACCGCTGGATAGGCACTTTCCGTCTTGTGGTCGATCAATTTGGAAGTTTACCCTTTCAAAAAGTCACGGCTTTTGACTCTCCACAATTCCTTCCACATAATCTCCAAACCGCCGAATTTTCCAGACTAGGCATCCTTCGTCCTTTTCAGAAGTTAAGAAATGGCCAGCCGCCGAAAGAATCTTCCGAGAACGAATCCGAGATCATGCTGAAGATGTTGCATGCGGCCCGCGAGTACTGTTGCGCAAACGGAATCGGCTATGTCATTTGTTTGTGTCGCCGCTCTATCGCCCGTGTCCTGAACCAGTTTGGAATTCAAGCCCGATCAATTGGCCCCGCGATAATTCACCATGGGCCCAGAATGCCTTTTGCCTTAAATCTGGCTGATAGCCATGCTTTCGACTCCATTGTAAATTCATGCTTAACAGCTGGAAGAGCTTACTCAGTTTATTCTGAAATATACTCCAATGAAGCGTTGCTAGCACTTGCAGCATAG
- a CDS encoding N-acyl amino acid synthase FeeM domain-containing protein, whose product MTTQLDSEDQNDQAIITFPSPHRLQDISIPKLKPDTIKEIPFAQQQFQIRLANSQGIREAASLLIKKMYAWRGYDTDAKDPNKITLVTDYKDTVVGTLTLGLDSPPQGLTADELYHPEVELLRSQGRKICDITRLAIDLDLKSKRVMPALFHVAYIYARNIHHCTDTLIEVNPRHVVFYERMMGFKRFGPERICPRVNAPAVLMRLTGSYMSEQIQKYGGLGPDTKNTKSIYPYFFSSTDELGITQRLLRDGFGPT is encoded by the coding sequence ATGACTACTCAGCTAGATTCCGAGGATCAGAATGATCAAGCCATCATTACGTTCCCATCTCCGCACCGATTGCAGGATATTTCAATCCCCAAGTTAAAACCCGATACTATTAAAGAGATTCCCTTCGCTCAGCAACAATTTCAAATTCGATTAGCAAATTCGCAAGGTATACGTGAAGCCGCCAGTCTGCTGATTAAGAAGATGTATGCTTGGCGTGGCTATGACACGGATGCCAAAGATCCCAACAAGATCACCTTGGTGACTGACTATAAAGATACTGTAGTGGGTACGCTCACTTTGGGTCTCGACTCCCCCCCTCAAGGCTTAACAGCCGATGAGCTTTATCATCCTGAGGTAGAACTCCTGCGTAGTCAGGGTAGAAAAATTTGCGACATCACACGCTTAGCAATCGACTTGGACCTCAAATCCAAAAGGGTAATGCCAGCGCTATTTCATGTTGCCTATATTTATGCAAGAAATATTCATCATTGCACTGATACTTTAATTGAGGTCAACCCAAGGCATGTGGTTTTTTATGAGCGCATGATGGGTTTTAAACGATTTGGCCCAGAGAGAATCTGTCCTCGCGTTAATGCCCCAGCAGTGCTAATGAGGCTGACAGGGTCATATATGTCCGAACAGATACAAAAATATGGCGGTCTCGGGCCAGATACCAAAAACACTAAATCGATTTACCCTTACTTCTTTTCCAGCACAGATGAACTCGGGATCACCCAACGCTTATTAAGAGATGGATTTGGCCCCACCTAG
- a CDS encoding ThiF family adenylyltransferase, producing MADGFSYHEAFSRNIGWVTTGEQEILRNKRIAIAGMGGVGGFHLLTLARLGVEKFNIADLDTFELANFNRQAGAGMSTIDRPKVEVLAEMARDINPECNLAIYPQGVNEANLQAFFQDVDLYIDGLDFFAFDAREQVFAHCAQHNIPAVTVAPLGMGAALLNFIPGGMSFEDYFQVAGRPELEKAVRFLVGLAPTLLHRHYLADKTRVNLKERRGPSTIMACQLCAGVAASEALKILLNRGKVWAAPHGIQFDGYRNRLAHTWRPGGNRNPLNRLAIAIASHHLGLA from the coding sequence ATGGCAGACGGTTTTTCCTATCACGAAGCATTCTCGCGCAATATCGGCTGGGTAACCACCGGTGAGCAAGAGATATTGCGCAATAAAAGGATCGCCATTGCCGGCATGGGTGGCGTGGGCGGTTTCCATCTTTTAACGCTGGCACGCCTTGGTGTCGAAAAATTTAACATCGCCGATCTCGACACATTTGAACTTGCCAACTTTAACCGGCAGGCCGGGGCAGGCATGTCTACCATAGATCGCCCAAAGGTAGAAGTTCTAGCTGAAATGGCGCGGGATATCAACCCGGAATGCAACTTGGCAATCTATCCACAAGGCGTGAACGAGGCCAACCTTCAGGCTTTCTTTCAGGATGTAGACCTCTATATTGACGGTCTCGATTTCTTCGCTTTCGATGCGCGCGAGCAGGTTTTCGCGCATTGCGCCCAACACAACATCCCTGCGGTAACTGTCGCCCCGCTAGGCATGGGCGCTGCCCTGCTCAACTTCATACCCGGCGGCATGAGCTTTGAAGACTACTTCCAAGTGGCTGGACGACCCGAGTTGGAGAAAGCCGTGCGCTTCCTGGTTGGCCTCGCCCCCACCCTGCTGCATCGGCATTACCTGGCGGACAAGACTCGCGTCAATCTCAAGGAACGTCGCGGCCCCTCCACCATCATGGCCTGCCAGCTCTGTGCCGGCGTTGCCGCCAGCGAAGCCCTCAAGATATTGCTCAATCGAGGCAAGGTATGGGCGGCACCCCACGGCATCCAGTTCGACGGCTACCGCAACAGGCTGGCGCATACTTGGCGGCCGGGTGGCAACCGCAATCCTCTAAATCGCCTGGCCATCGCCATCGCCAGCCATCATCTGGGGTTGGCCTGA
- the pepA gene encoding flocculation-associated PEP-CTERM protein PepA → MFTLHKKLLIGVAGIALAMGATSQAVAVPTFTVDTSAVDGGASNLVTGDAFLGTSSELIHFNSTTTILTSSSASGWLNFSEIDLTNAPVAAIGVLGTYNLFLTFNLTNTWNGTNYTLDTLNFTVYGNSLNGTAGDMFTNASAAGTGTEATHTYVAGTEVVLGTGELVNGTAVLNSGGAALNALTSFEVCNGVGTAQDGLGGSKTNSACTGNTGSLYFSSPNPFYSLAFNSFNNTANGTTYGTDASGNIITAVNAAHGNVTFQSVPEPETLALLGVGLLGMGVSLRKRKFS, encoded by the coding sequence ATGTTTACACTACACAAGAAATTACTAATCGGCGTTGCGGGAATCGCGCTTGCCATGGGTGCCACCTCTCAAGCCGTGGCTGTCCCTACATTTACAGTCGATACGAGCGCAGTTGACGGAGGGGCCTCGAACTTAGTTACAGGAGATGCATTTCTAGGCACCTCGTCAGAACTAATACACTTTAATTCGACTACTACTATCTTAACATCGTCATCTGCGAGCGGCTGGCTTAACTTCAGTGAGATAGATTTGACTAACGCACCCGTTGCCGCAATCGGAGTCCTTGGCACCTATAATCTCTTTCTCACCTTCAATCTGACGAATACGTGGAACGGCACTAATTACACCCTTGATACATTAAATTTTACCGTGTACGGTAATTCGCTGAATGGGACGGCCGGAGACATGTTCACGAACGCAAGCGCCGCCGGAACCGGTACGGAAGCTACGCACACCTATGTTGCCGGGACCGAAGTAGTGCTCGGCACAGGGGAATTGGTTAATGGGACCGCTGTATTAAATAGCGGTGGCGCCGCCCTGAACGCGCTTACGTCTTTTGAGGTTTGCAACGGCGTTGGTACAGCTCAAGATGGTCTTGGCGGATCGAAAACGAACTCGGCCTGCACAGGCAATACGGGTAGCCTGTATTTTTCCAGCCCAAATCCTTTCTATAGTCTTGCGTTTAATTCGTTTAATAATACCGCCAATGGAACCACTTATGGAACAGATGCTAGTGGTAACATAATTACGGCGGTCAATGCCGCTCATGGCAATGTGACCTTTCAATCGGTGCCCGAACCCGAAACCTTGGCGTTGTTGGGTGTTGGGTTGTTAGGCATGGGTGTTTCATTGCGCAAGCGTAAATTTTCCTAA